The Glycine soja cultivar W05 chromosome 3, ASM419377v2, whole genome shotgun sequence genome window below encodes:
- the LOC114406337 gene encoding ER lumen protein-retaining receptor-like, with translation MGTKRSFNSPVNVLIERLRKVPMKVKIFCGVLFAVFALVALKLTITNHYYFFIASETVHVAGIIALIYKLFALKTCTGLSLKTQELTALFLAARLSCSTLTEANIHTALDLISLFATLFLIWMIRFKLKSSYIKDLDNLRLYFVVVPSAILAILIHPFTTHWRLVRIVWAFSLYLEAVSVLPQLRFMQNAKMVETFTGYYVFALGVSRFIALAYWLIQIYETRGAYLFLVGSGYFWFLAAFLSEMVQSFILADFCYYYMKSFMQGQILRKMPV, from the exons ATGGGAACAAAGAGGAGCTTCAATTCTCCGGTTAATGTTTTGATTGAAAGGTTGAGGAAGGTTCCAATGAAAGTGAAGATTTTTTGTGGGGTATTGTTTGCTGTTTTTGCTTTGGTGGCCTTAAAGCTCACCATAACAAATCACTACTATTTCTTCATAGCTTCTGAAACGGTCCATGTTGCTGGGATAATTGCCCTCATATACAAGCTTTTTGCCCTGAAGACCTGCACTG GTTTATCGCTTAAGACCCAAGAGCTCACTGCTTTATTCCTAGCAGCAAGATTAAGCTGTAGCACCTTGACAGAGGCCAACATACACACCGCGTTAGATCTGATCTCTCTTTTCGCAACATTATTCCTCATATGGATGATAAGATTCAAGTTAAAGTCATCCTACATCAAGGATCTTGACAACCTGCGTTTATACTTTGTG GTGGTCCCTTCTGCAATCCTTGCGATACTAATCCACCCCTTTACAACTCATTGGCGTTTAGTTCGAATTGTTTGGGCATTCAGTTTGTATTTGGAAGCTGTTTCTGTTCTGCCTCAACTTCGTTTTATGCAGAATGCAAAG ATGGTTGAAACATTTACAGGGTATTATGTATTCGCTCTCGGTGTTTCAAGATTCATAGCACTGGCTTACTGGTTAATTCAG ATCTATGAGACTCGAGGGGCATATCTATTTTTGGTTGGGAGTGGCTATTTTTGGTTCTTAGCAGCTTTTCTCTCGGAGATGGTTCAATCCTTCATCTTGGCTGACTTTTGTTACTACTACATGAAGAG ctTCATGCAAGGACAAATTTTAAGGAAAATGCCTGTTTAA